One window from the genome of Nicotiana sylvestris chromosome 9, ASM39365v2, whole genome shotgun sequence encodes:
- the LOC138877730 gene encoding uncharacterized protein has translation MARIENIFKQMMEKNADSDAQFASHNTSIRNLEVQMGQISQSLNTHPKGALPSDTVVNPKGRNNTGHSMAVTTRSGRGGNVPTSSQRKLVEEEQVVQEEETPNNIEQSNDEVQIDINDSVEETQEELNLEALKIWHGYAKFMKDLVTKKRSMNFETIKVSHQVSAIVHLMAPKLEDLGAFTIPCTIESAEFAKALCDLGASINLMPYSVFKTLGIGKKGSTSMRLQMVDRTMKIT, from the exons ATGGCGCGTATTGAGAACATATTCAAGCAAATGATGGAAAAGAATGCCGATTCGGATGCCCAATTTGCATCACACAACACATCAATCCGCAACTTAGAAGTTCAAATGGGGCAAATCTCTCAATCTCTAAATACTCATCCTAaaggggcactaccaagtgacacggtggtgaacccaaagggtagAAACAACACGGGGCATTCTATGGCCGTtactacaagaagtggaagaggTGGGAATGTACCTACCTCAAGTCAAAGGAAACTTGTGGAGGAAGAACAAGTGGTACAAGAAGAAGAGACCCCGAACAATATAGAGCAATCTAATGATGAGGTTCAGATTGATATTAATGATAGTGTGGAAGAGACTCAAGAGGAGTTGAACC ttgaagccTTGAAAATATGGCATggttatgcaaagttcatgaaggatCTTGTGACAAAAAAGCGGTCTATGAATTTTGAAACTATTAAAGTctctcatcaagtgagtgcaattgtgcattTAATGGCACCTAAGTTGGAGGATCTCGGTGCTTTCACGATTCCTTGTACAATTGAAAGTGCTGagtttgctaaagctctttgtgatcttggggcaagtatcaatttgatgccctattcggttTTCAAAACCTTGGGAATTGGAAAAAAAGGATCCAcctctatgagattgcaaatggttgATCGCACTATGAAGATAACTTAA
- the LOC138877732 gene encoding uncharacterized protein, whose product MASSKGRFISYLKARKIIIKGYDYHLVKVKTVKVESPTINSIHVVNEFPDELLAFIGHIISGEGIWVDTQKIEAVKTWPIPMTPTEVRNFLDLADYYTRLVKGFSSLIAPLSRVPEKKGIAHEIHQLASLGVRLLDLGDIGITIQDMATSSLVTKVEERQYRGRLYVPNVAGLRQLVMGKIHNSRYSIHLGVTKMYYDIKGVYWWDRMKKDIAELTVSDHLKHLQETFDILRKHNRKLNPEKCAFGVSSGSEGSDKVFIESSITVKSVERAWSITHIPREESTEADTLANLGSFAEIKGFDSSTVMQLMHLVLDADDYYEVNATNLVEAGPYQKLGERKVVHFLWENIICRFWIPKEVAYDNGPQFIGAKVTIFLEDLKIKKITSSPYHPSANGQAESTNKVIIQNLKKRLEAAKGRWPEELPGVLWLYRTIAKSSTGETPFSLVYGADALILVEVWEPALRYFQADKETNNEAL is encoded by the exons ATGGCATCGTCGaaaggtagatttatttcctatcttaaggcaaggaagatAATCATAAAAGGTTATGATTATCACTTAGTTAAGGTAAAGACTGtgaaagtagagtcaccaaccattaaTTCCATCcatgtggttaatgagtttcctgatGAGCTTCTGG ctttcatTGGCCATATCATTTCAGGTGAAGGTATCTGGgttgatacacaaaagattgaggcagtaaagacttggcctataCCCATgacaccgacggaggttcgtaaCTTTCTCGATTTGGCAGATTATTACACGAGACTTGTAAAGGGATTTTCTTCTCTTATAGCACCTTTGTCAAGAGTG ccagaaaagaagggaatagcccatgagattcatcaactagctagtcttggagttcggttactagacttaggtgatattggaattaccaTTCAGGATatggcaacatcctctttagtaactaaagtagaggaacgcca atatcgaggacgattatatgtccctaatgttgcagggctgcgtcaGCTAGTTATGGGAAAAATTCAcaattctcgttattctatccatctaggAGTGACAAAGATGTATTATGATATCAAGGgagtatattggtgggacagaatgaaaaaggatatagcagagttaACTGTCA GTGATCATCTTAAACACCTGCAAGAAACCTTTGACATCCTAAGAAAGCACAACAGgaagcttaaccccgagaagtgtgcatttggagtcAGCTCCG GCTCTGAAGGATCTGACAAGGTATTTATCGAGTCCTCCATTACTGTCAAAAGCGTAGAAAG GGCATGGTCAATCACCCACATCCCAAGAGAAGAAAGCACAGAGGCAGACACACTAGCCAATCTGGGATCATTTGCGGAAATAAAAGGATTTGACTCCAGCACAGTCATGCAACTTATGCATTTGGTATTGGATGCAGACGATTATTATGAAGTAAACGCAACCAATTTG GTTGAAGCTGGTCCTTACCAAAAACTCGGCGAGCGCAAAGTGGTACATTTCTTGTGGGAGAATATAATTTGCAGATTCTGGATACCAAAAGAGGTAGCCTACGACAATGGGCCACAATTTATAGGCGCAAAGGTCACAATATTCCTTgaagacttgaaaatcaaaaagatcACATCATCACCCTATCACCCGAGTGCAAACGGTCAAGCAGAATCAACAAACAAGGTGATTAtccaaaatctcaaaaagagattggaagcgGCCAAAGGCAGATGGCCTGAAGAGCTACCAGGAGTACTATGGCTGTATCGAACAATAGCCAAATCAAGCACGGGGGAGACTCCTTTCTCTCTTGTATACGGAGCGGATGCCTTAATCCTGGTGGAAGTATGGGAACCTGCCTTGAGATATTTTCAGGCAGACAAAGAAACAAACAACGAAGCATTgtag
- the LOC138877731 gene encoding uncharacterized protein produces the protein MPKPVVPKAKAPLPRPPLPYPQRFANWKNENQFKKYIDMMESLSINVPLVEALDQMPNYAKFMKDLVTKKRSMDFFKTLGIKQPRPTSMRLQMEDRTMKRPLGIIDNVLVRVDKFILPADFVILDCEVDYEVPIILGRPFLTTRKILVDVEAGELTFGAMINVEDPLELVLLNLDVNKDEG, from the exons atgccgaagccagttgtgcctaaagccaaggctcctttgccaaggccacctctaccttatcctcaaaggttCGCGAACtggaaaaatgagaatcagtttaagaagTATATTGACATGATggagagcttatccattaatgtgcctttggtggaggctctagatcAAATGCCGaattatgctaaattcatgaaggacttggtgacaaagaaaagatccatggatt ttttcaagactttgggtattaagcaaccgaggccgacttccatgagattgcaaatggaaGATAGAACTATGAAAAGACCATTGGGTATCATTGATaatgttcttgtccgggtggacaaatttatcttgccagctgattttgtgatcttggactgtgaagtagattatgaggttccaatcatattAGGAAGACCTTTCCTTACTACAAGGAAGatcttagttgatgtggaagcaggggaactcactttcgg tgcaatgatcaatgtggaggaccctctagagttagttttgttgaatcttgatgtaaacaAGGATGAAGGctga